A window of the Gammaproteobacteria bacterium genome harbors these coding sequences:
- the mutL gene encoding DNA mismatch repair endonuclease MutL, which produces MAIEILSPRLANQIAAGEVVERPASVVKELVENAIDAGATQILIEIEQGGAKLISIRDNGCGVVKEQLGLALSRHATSKISTLDDLEAIDSLGFRGEALASISSVCRLTFTSKTKEQPEAWQAYAQGRDMAVEIIPASHPQGTTVAVADMFFNTPARRRFLRTEKTEFTHIDELVKRFSLSHFNIAFTLKHNGKILRNLAIATTTPQQERRVSSLCGKGFIDHAVAINSDHNDIQISGWLVLPQGCKSYNDNQYCYVNGRMMRDKLINHAIRQAYQDWLPEGVVPSYIIYIEIAPSQVDVNVHPAKHEVRFHQARLVHDLIYQVLNSGLMQSLTAADLPANVVAPTAVPAAAEHGYGRPDTEYHPGTVASPNAGHYESRQSAAGGGHQSGANLDVAAKTYQSLITTPHFTNTYDGAATKSMNASEGATSQLFGQLVSLIDDRYLLIKRDSCIELLSLELLAVLVNELELSNRWAQGFIAQPLLLPIAISVDGTLIDQLTTHERLFRRLGIEISVRSPKIIVKQLPAFLREQDIANVIPQLLQLLASQSQLSDSDNALQQVICHWLAQFVVVDYSMTSAVELVAKAENYSEQLVEKFEMLVKPVDFTAAISGFKPQ; this is translated from the coding sequence ATGGCAATTGAAATATTATCCCCGCGTTTGGCTAACCAAATTGCTGCCGGAGAAGTAGTAGAGCGCCCAGCTTCAGTGGTTAAAGAGCTGGTCGAAAATGCGATTGACGCAGGCGCAACCCAAATTCTGATTGAAATTGAACAGGGCGGCGCCAAGCTAATTAGCATTCGTGATAATGGCTGTGGCGTGGTTAAGGAGCAGCTTGGGTTAGCGCTGTCACGTCACGCCACCAGTAAAATTTCGACGCTGGACGATCTCGAAGCAATTGACTCGCTTGGGTTTCGTGGCGAAGCTTTGGCCAGTATCAGCTCAGTCTGCCGTTTAACGTTCACCTCTAAAACTAAAGAGCAGCCCGAAGCGTGGCAAGCCTATGCTCAAGGGCGTGATATGGCGGTTGAAATTATTCCGGCATCGCATCCTCAAGGCACCACCGTAGCGGTGGCCGATATGTTTTTTAATACACCGGCCCGGCGACGTTTTTTACGGACCGAAAAAACAGAATTTACCCATATTGATGAATTGGTTAAACGTTTTTCGCTAAGCCATTTCAATATCGCTTTCACGCTAAAGCATAACGGTAAGATCTTGCGTAACTTAGCCATTGCCACCACGACACCTCAGCAAGAACGCCGAGTAAGTAGTTTGTGTGGTAAGGGGTTTATCGACCATGCCGTCGCAATTAACAGCGATCATAACGACATCCAGATCAGCGGCTGGCTGGTATTACCCCAAGGCTGTAAAAGCTATAACGATAATCAATATTGTTATGTCAATGGCCGGATGATGCGGGATAAATTAATTAATCATGCAATTCGTCAAGCGTATCAAGACTGGTTGCCTGAAGGGGTAGTGCCTAGCTATATTATTTACATTGAGATTGCGCCGAGTCAGGTCGATGTCAATGTGCACCCCGCTAAACACGAAGTGCGATTTCATCAGGCACGGTTGGTCCATGATCTTATTTATCAGGTCTTAAACTCCGGCCTAATGCAAAGTTTAACAGCGGCAGATCTACCGGCTAATGTTGTTGCGCCAACAGCAGTACCTGCGGCGGCTGAGCATGGCTATGGTCGTCCCGATACTGAGTATCATCCGGGTACCGTTGCCAGTCCGAACGCTGGTCATTACGAGTCTCGGCAATCAGCAGCAGGGGGCGGCCATCAAAGCGGCGCCAACCTTGACGTGGCGGCTAAAACTTATCAAAGCTTAATTACGACGCCTCATTTTACTAATACCTACGATGGCGCAGCGACTAAATCAATGAATGCCAGTGAGGGTGCAACCTCTCAATTGTTTGGGCAATTAGTGAGTTTAATTGATGATCGCTATTTGTTGATTAAGCGTGATTCGTGCATTGAATTATTGTCGCTCGAGTTATTAGCTGTTTTAGTGAATGAATTAGAACTGAGCAATCGTTGGGCGCAGGGCTTTATCGCTCAACCATTATTGTTACCAATAGCAATTTCTGTCGATGGCACGTTAATTGACCAACTAACGACTCATGAGCGATTATTTCGCCGCTTAGGCATTGAAATTAGCGTGCGCAGCCCCAAGATAATTGTTAAGCAGCTACCAGCGTTTCTTAGAGAACAAGATATTGCAAATGTGATACCACAGTTATTGCAGCTATTAGCGAGTCAGTCGCAACTGTCAGACAGTGATAACGCCTTGCAACAGGTTATTTGTCATTGGCTAGCGCAGTTTGTTGTAGTCGATTATTCGATGACTAGCGCAGTAGAACTTGTTGCTAAGGCTGAAAATTATTCAGAACAGCTAGTAGAAAAATTTGAAATGTTAGTTAAGCCAGTAGATTTTACGGCGGCAATTTCTGGTTTTAAACCACAATAG
- the miaA gene encoding tRNA (adenosine(37)-N6)-dimethylallyltransferase MiaA, giving the protein MTDKSLPKAIFLMGPTACGKTELAIRLCEQFNCEIISVDSALVYRGMDIGTAKPNAAELARAPHLLIDILDPAQAYSTADFRRDALAAMAEIAKRGKIPLLVGGTMLYFKSLIDGLSPLPAADPVIRQAIEAEAKLNGWASLHEQLVEVDPVSGARIHPNDPQRISRALEVYRIAGKTMTELSTVIDKDLPFDVYQFAIYPDERSTLHQRIEQRFEQMIEQGFEQEVRKLYQRDDLHPDLPAIRCVGYRQMWDYLAGKTDHQEMVFRGVVATRQLAKRQMTWLRGWDKLHRLQTPLAPNAQMTITQNIEKIKFIVN; this is encoded by the coding sequence GTGACAGATAAATCTTTACCCAAAGCCATTTTCCTTATGGGGCCAACCGCCTGTGGTAAAACCGAGCTGGCGATCCGTTTGTGCGAGCAGTTTAACTGTGAAATTATCTCGGTCGATTCTGCCTTGGTATATCGCGGCATGGATATTGGCACAGCTAAGCCAAATGCCGCAGAATTGGCACGCGCTCCTCATTTGTTAATTGATATATTAGATCCGGCTCAGGCTTATTCAACCGCTGATTTTCGCCGCGATGCGTTAGCCGCGATGGCAGAGATAGCCAAACGCGGTAAAATACCGTTGCTTGTTGGCGGTACTATGTTGTACTTTAAGTCATTAATCGATGGTTTGTCGCCTTTGCCTGCAGCCGACCCTGTTATTCGCCAAGCGATTGAAGCCGAGGCTAAGTTAAATGGTTGGGCGTCATTGCACGAGCAATTAGTTGAGGTTGATCCTGTGTCAGGGGCACGAATTCATCCTAATGACCCGCAGCGCATATCGCGGGCGTTGGAAGTTTATCGGATTGCCGGTAAAACGATGACCGAATTAAGTACTGTTATCGATAAGGATTTGCCTTTTGATGTTTATCAATTCGCTATTTATCCAGACGAGCGCAGCACCTTGCATCAGCGAATCGAACAACGATTTGAACAAATGATTGAGCAAGGGTTTGAACAGGAAGTAAGAAAATTATACCAGCGCGATGATTTGCATCCTGATTTACCAGCAATTCGTTGTGTTGGTTATCGTCAGATGTGGGATTATCTTGCCGGCAAGACAGATCATCAAGAAATGGTCTTTCGTGGTGTTGTTGCAACGCGTCAATTAGCCAAACGTCAGATGACTTGGCTCAGAGGATGGGATAAGCTACATCGATTGCAAACGCCGTTAGCGCCGAATGCGCAAATGACAATCACGCAAAATATTGAAAAAATTAAATTCATTGTTAACTAG
- the hfq gene encoding RNA chaperone Hfq has protein sequence MAKGQSLQDPFLNALRRERVPVAIYLVNGIKLQGQIESFDQFVILLRNTVSQMVYKHAISTVVPARPFTAHHAHTEENESTKEA, from the coding sequence ATGGCTAAGGGGCAATCATTGCAAGACCCATTTTTAAATGCACTTCGTCGTGAACGAGTGCCAGTAGCAATTTATCTAGTTAATGGAATTAAATTACAAGGTCAAATTGAATCGTTCGACCAATTTGTCATTTTACTGCGTAATACCGTTAGTCAAATGGTCTATAAGCATGCCATATCAACGGTAGTGCCAGCTCGACCATTTACGGCACACCATGCCCATACTGAAGAAAACGAAAGCACTAAAGAAGCTTAA
- a CDS encoding N-acetylmuramoyl-L-alanine amidase, which yields MVKLRFFITGLLLSILLTTKVWAGNKLQDVRVWPSPEKYRIVFDLTKPADFSYFSLTNPHRLVIDFKSSKLTAKLAKLKFSGNLVKKIRTSKAPKKGMLRIVIELKESLKPQIFSLTPTGPYGDRLVVDFNKNKNRNGINNKQRVNTVVKTTNKPSSLNRDIVIAIDAGHGGEDPGSIGASGRYEKSITLGIAKLLAQKINNTRGLKAIMTRSGDYYVGLNRRSEIARKAKTDLLISIHADAFTSSRPQGASVLVLSMRRADSEIGRILENNESYSELLGGVGEIIESNENEKYFARALIDMQMDNSMEESFEIGNAILSRLKRVTHLHRDKVILASLAVLKSPDFPSIMVETGFVSNPKDERRLYNKQHRIKLANAMFNSINDYFKKNPPNGSLYAKLRSKTHKVSSGESLSLLAQRYRISVASLKKYNALRSDTLRIGQVLAIPQS from the coding sequence ATAGTGAAGCTGAGATTTTTTATAACCGGGCTATTGTTGAGTATTTTATTAACGACAAAAGTTTGGGCTGGCAATAAATTACAAGATGTTCGGGTGTGGCCATCACCAGAAAAGTATCGGATTGTGTTTGATTTAACCAAGCCAGCCGACTTTAGCTATTTTAGCCTAACCAATCCGCATCGCTTAGTGATCGACTTTAAATCTTCCAAACTGACGGCCAAATTAGCCAAACTAAAATTCTCTGGTAATTTAGTCAAAAAAATACGTACTAGCAAAGCGCCGAAAAAAGGCATGTTGCGGATTGTTATTGAACTAAAAGAATCGCTCAAGCCGCAAATATTTTCACTAACACCTACTGGACCCTACGGCGATCGATTAGTCGTTGATTTTAACAAAAACAAAAACAGAAACGGTATTAACAACAAACAACGTGTTAATACTGTCGTTAAAACAACAAATAAACCAAGCTCGCTTAACCGCGATATTGTGATTGCGATTGACGCTGGTCATGGTGGTGAAGATCCGGGTTCCATCGGTGCTAGTGGTCGTTATGAAAAAAGTATCACGTTGGGCATTGCAAAATTATTGGCCCAAAAAATCAATAATACTCGTGGTTTAAAAGCGATAATGACACGTAGTGGTGACTATTATGTTGGTCTAAACCGTCGCTCTGAAATTGCCCGTAAAGCCAAAACAGATTTGTTAATATCGATTCATGCTGATGCGTTCACTTCCTCGCGACCGCAAGGAGCCTCAGTGTTGGTGCTGTCGATGAGGCGAGCTGATAGTGAAATTGGTCGTATTTTAGAAAACAACGAAAGTTATTCTGAATTGCTCGGCGGCGTTGGTGAGATCATTGAATCAAACGAGAATGAAAAATATTTTGCCCGTGCGTTAATTGACATGCAAATGGACAATTCGATGGAAGAAAGTTTTGAAATTGGCAATGCTATTTTGTCGCGCTTAAAACGAGTTACTCACTTACACCGAGATAAGGTTATTTTAGCCAGTTTAGCGGTGTTAAAATCACCAGATTTTCCATCCATAATGGTTGAAACAGGCTTTGTGTCTAATCCAAAAGACGAACGCCGTTTGTATAATAAGCAGCATCGAATCAAGCTGGCCAATGCGATGTTTAATTCGATTAATGATTACTTTAAAAAGAACCCGCCTAATGGTTCTTTGTATGCCAAGTTGCGCAGTAAAACGCATAAAGTATCAAGCGGTGAATCGCTGTCGCTGCTCGCTCAGCGCTATCGAATCAGTGTGGCTAGCTTAAAGAAATATAATGCATTACGCAGTGATACACTGCGTATTGGTCAAGTTTTAGCGATCCCTCAGAGTTAA